A stretch of Rhododendron vialii isolate Sample 1 chromosome 4a, ASM3025357v1 DNA encodes these proteins:
- the LOC131323712 gene encoding uncharacterized protein LOC131323712: MRVQQNTPNPVEEDPWFSEMLPILYALYGFFGALPPMENFEVGIKEEEVDGNKDANEVTEEENQLAKEQEFLNLKQGTLTVTQYAAKYEELSRYALNSIPTEHKKARRFEWGLTTARMVVVAQAFTTYAAVVKCALRLKNEELDFKTRWRKANNSIGGPIRTQPPNNNRGPYPHKPSNPTQSNQPWETATPGHGKPQRGGHDIATIQCYNCQAMGHIRRNCPQPQRRRDESFGN, translated from the exons ATGagagtgcagcagaatacccctaaTCCCGTGGAGGAGGACCCTTGGTTTTCTGAAATGTTACCAATCCTGTATGCCTTATATGGGTTTTTTGGTGccttacccccgatggagaactttgaggttggaattAAGGAGGAAGAAGTCGATGGTAATAAGGATGCCAATGAGGTGACCGAGGAGGAAAACCAGTTAG ccaaggaacagGAGTTCCTGAATCTGAAGCAGGGGACACTGACTGTCACCCAGTACGCAGCCAAATATGAGGAGCTATCCCGTTACGCTCTAAACTCCATACCTACCGAACACAAGAAGGCAAGAaggttcgagtgggggctgacgaCAGCTCGGATGGTAGTGGTAGCTCAAGCGTTTACCACCTATGCTGCGGTAGTGAAGTGTGCTCTCCGGCTAAAGAATGAGGAACTGGACTTCAAAACCCGGTGGAGGAAGGCGAATAATAGCATCGGTGGACCGATCCGAACCCAACCCcccaacaacaaccgtggaccctaccccCATAAACCTTCTAACCCGACTCAAAGCAATCAACCATGGGAGACTGCTACACCAGGACATGGCAAACCTCAGAGGGGAGGTCATGACATAGCCACAATTCAGTGCTACAAttgtcaggctatgggccacaTTAGGCGCAACTGTCCGCAGCCTCAAAGGAGGAGGGATGAGAGCTTTGGAAACTAG